The proteins below come from a single Mesobacillus jeotgali genomic window:
- a CDS encoding MBL fold metallo-hydrolase: MYFKSFFDDQLAHMSYLIGCQRTGEAIVIDPARNIQPYLDIAKKEGLKVSAATETHIHADYLSGARELAHHHGAKLYVSDEGDKDWKYQYVDQYEHELLTEGSTFNIGNIYFEVIHTPGHTPESISFLLTDKGGGANEPMGIFTGDFLFVGDVGRPDLLEKAAGIKDTSKAGAHQMYESLRKVEKLSDFLQVWPAHGAGSACGKSLGAVPMSTLGYEKKFNWAFQIHEEDKFVEELLAGQPEPPKYFAQMKKLNKVGPELLRREETPKVSLSDAGNAVVVDTRPADEFAEGHAKGTINIPYNKSFTNWAGWLLSYDQDIVLIADPEKLPDIEKSLQSIGLDQVTGYVDPKELGGSLEEYKTVTASEAKEMMEDENYFVIDVRNQSEWDSGHIPGAHHMMLGNLTDKLAEVPKDKKIIAHCQSGARSAIGTSLLLKNGFKDVVNLDGGYSAWEKEGLPVKKD, translated from the coding sequence ATGTATTTCAAGTCGTTTTTTGATGATCAGCTTGCACATATGTCTTACTTGATCGGCTGCCAGAGAACGGGCGAAGCGATTGTCATCGACCCGGCAAGGAATATCCAGCCTTATCTGGATATCGCCAAAAAAGAAGGCCTCAAAGTCTCAGCTGCAACAGAAACCCATATTCATGCAGATTATCTGTCAGGAGCAAGGGAGCTTGCCCACCATCATGGCGCGAAGCTGTATGTCTCCGATGAAGGGGATAAGGACTGGAAGTATCAATATGTCGACCAGTATGAGCATGAATTGCTGACAGAGGGCTCGACGTTCAATATTGGGAATATTTATTTTGAAGTCATCCACACGCCGGGCCATACACCGGAAAGCATATCATTCCTGCTGACAGATAAGGGTGGCGGCGCCAATGAGCCGATGGGGATTTTCACAGGAGACTTCCTGTTCGTAGGCGATGTAGGCCGCCCGGACCTTCTAGAAAAAGCCGCAGGCATCAAGGATACATCCAAAGCGGGTGCACACCAGATGTACGAATCGCTTCGCAAAGTGGAAAAGCTGTCTGACTTCCTGCAGGTATGGCCAGCACACGGAGCAGGTAGCGCTTGCGGAAAATCGCTTGGCGCTGTGCCAATGTCTACTTTAGGATATGAGAAAAAATTCAACTGGGCTTTCCAGATTCATGAGGAAGACAAATTTGTTGAGGAACTGCTTGCCGGACAGCCGGAGCCTCCGAAGTACTTTGCCCAGATGAAAAAGCTGAATAAAGTAGGCCCTGAACTGCTCAGACGCGAGGAAACTCCTAAAGTGTCATTATCTGACGCAGGGAATGCAGTCGTTGTCGACACCCGTCCGGCAGATGAGTTCGCCGAGGGACATGCAAAAGGAACGATTAACATCCCTTACAATAAATCCTTCACGAACTGGGCAGGCTGGCTATTAAGCTATGATCAGGACATCGTATTGATTGCTGATCCTGAAAAACTGCCTGACATCGAAAAATCATTGCAGTCAATCGGACTTGACCAGGTTACAGGGTATGTTGACCCGAAAGAGCTAGGCGGCAGCCTGGAAGAATACAAGACTGTCACCGCCAGTGAAGCAAAAGAAATGATGGAAGATGAAAACTACTTTGTCATCGACGTCCGCAATCAGAGCGAATGGGACAGCGGCCATATTCCAGGCGCCCACCATATGATGCTCGGAAACCTGACAGACAAGCTTGCCGAGGTGCCAAAGGACAAGAAAATCATCGCCCACTGCCAGTCAGGCGCACGTTCCGCAATCGGAACAAGCCTGCTGTTGAAAAATGGATTCAAGGATGTAGTCAACCTCGACGGCGGCTACTCCGCATGGGAAAAAGAAGGATTGCCTGTTAAAAAGGATTAG
- the nadE gene encoding ammonia-dependent NAD(+) synthetase has translation MNLQEQIIDALNVQPQINPQQEIRKRIDFLKEYLLASRAKGFVLGISGGQDSTLAGRLAQLASEELRSEGKEAKFVAVRLPYAVQKDEEDAQKALDFIKADQTITFNIQPAVDTFNTQFEEAIGDNMTDFNKGNAKARMRMITQYAIAGQEGLLVIGTDHAAEAVTGFFTKYGDGGADLLPLSGLNKRQGRELLKAMNAEPRLYLKEPTADLLDNKPLQSDETELGVSYEAIDDYLEGKQIDEGDAAKIEGRYLASEHKRHMPASMFDSWWKR, from the coding sequence ATGAACTTGCAAGAACAGATAATTGACGCATTGAATGTGCAGCCGCAAATTAATCCCCAGCAGGAAATCAGGAAGAGGATTGATTTTTTAAAGGAATATTTGCTTGCCTCAAGGGCGAAAGGGTTCGTGCTTGGAATTAGCGGCGGCCAGGATTCCACTCTGGCTGGAAGGCTGGCGCAGCTAGCATCGGAGGAATTGCGGTCAGAAGGCAAGGAGGCCAAATTCGTAGCAGTCAGACTTCCGTACGCTGTGCAAAAAGATGAGGAAGATGCTCAGAAAGCATTGGACTTCATCAAGGCTGACCAGACGATCACCTTCAATATCCAGCCGGCTGTCGATACGTTCAATACACAGTTTGAAGAAGCGATAGGCGATAATATGACGGACTTTAATAAAGGAAACGCAAAGGCCAGAATGAGGATGATCACACAGTATGCCATTGCAGGACAGGAAGGCCTGCTGGTAATCGGGACTGACCATGCTGCCGAGGCTGTGACCGGATTCTTTACAAAATACGGAGATGGCGGTGCCGATTTGTTGCCTTTATCCGGACTGAACAAGCGTCAGGGCAGGGAGCTGCTGAAGGCAATGAACGCAGAACCGAGACTGTACCTGAAGGAACCTACTGCCGACCTTCTTGACAACAAGCCGCTTCAGTCAGACGAAACCGAGCTTGGAGTCAGCTATGAAGCAATCGATGACTATCTTGAAGGAAAGCAGATTGACGAAGGAGACGCTGCTAAAATTGAAGGCAGATACCTTGCTTCAGAGCATAAACGGCATATGCCCGCATCCATGTTTGATTCTTGGTGGAAGAGATAA
- a CDS encoding sensor histidine kinase — MKVKYIYQQFLSHISIIIVAFLILSLVFTQYVETLVYKNKTEELISYGENILRDLDRGGERPDQVINQYARVLFGRDIQFSVFDENIQLLNPIRWRGPAIELSEEEWSQLTNGNPIVKNFDLERYDRAVTLVVLPYVDRGNFIGGILLTSPISGTREMITEINKYLFYTVLIALAVSFLLSWVLSRIHVNRIKKLQEATSLVSAGDYTVKVPSSDFDEIGELANDFNSMVSKLNDSNSEIESLENRRRQFMSDVSHELRTPLTTISGIIEGLRNNMIPEAEKERGINLVSQETKRLIRLVNENLDYDKIRSNQVQLLKEDIELIEVFEIIQDQLGLQAEERNNSIEIQTAESVMVHADYDRFVQILINITKNSIQFTENGTIWLRGRMDGPKTVIEIEDTGIGIEPAEIEKIWHRFYKADISRTSNPFGEFGLGLSIVKQLVQMHDGNISVESEHGKGTKFVIELPFR, encoded by the coding sequence ATGAAGGTTAAGTATATATACCAGCAATTTCTGAGCCATATCAGCATTATCATCGTTGCCTTTCTCATCCTGAGCCTCGTATTCACACAGTACGTGGAAACGCTGGTTTATAAAAATAAAACGGAGGAGCTGATTTCCTACGGGGAAAATATCCTCCGTGATCTTGACCGGGGCGGTGAACGTCCTGATCAGGTGATCAATCAGTATGCCCGGGTTCTTTTCGGCCGGGATATCCAATTCAGTGTATTCGATGAGAATATCCAGCTGCTGAATCCAATCAGATGGAGAGGGCCGGCGATCGAGTTATCGGAAGAAGAGTGGAGCCAGCTCACAAACGGAAATCCGATTGTGAAAAATTTTGATCTCGAACGGTATGATCGTGCTGTGACCCTGGTTGTTTTGCCGTATGTGGACCGTGGGAACTTTATCGGCGGCATTCTCCTGACCTCGCCAATCAGCGGGACACGGGAAATGATTACGGAAATCAATAAATATTTATTTTATACGGTGCTGATTGCGCTGGCTGTTTCGTTCCTGCTTAGCTGGGTGCTGTCGCGCATCCATGTAAACAGGATCAAAAAGCTGCAGGAAGCCACATCGCTCGTTTCTGCAGGGGATTATACCGTAAAAGTTCCGTCCTCTGACTTCGATGAAATCGGTGAATTGGCGAATGATTTTAACAGTATGGTCAGCAAACTGAATGATTCGAATTCAGAAATCGAAAGCCTGGAAAACCGGCGTCGCCAGTTCATGTCAGATGTTTCCCATGAATTGAGGACGCCGCTTACGACCATCAGCGGGATCATCGAGGGACTAAGGAATAACATGATTCCCGAGGCGGAAAAAGAGCGGGGCATCAATCTGGTCAGCCAGGAAACGAAGCGGCTGATTAGACTGGTTAATGAGAACCTCGATTATGATAAAATCCGCTCGAATCAGGTACAGCTTTTAAAAGAAGATATTGAACTGATTGAGGTATTCGAAATCATCCAGGACCAGCTAGGGCTGCAGGCAGAGGAACGCAATAATTCAATTGAGATTCAAACGGCAGAATCCGTCATGGTCCATGCTGATTATGACCGTTTTGTCCAGATTTTGATCAATATCACGAAAAACAGCATCCAGTTCACTGAAAACGGGACAATCTGGCTTCGCGGCAGGATGGATGGGCCGAAGACAGTGATAGAAATCGAGGACACAGGCATTGGCATTGAACCGGCTGAAATCGAAAAAATCTGGCATCGATTTTACAAGGCTGATATCTCTAGGACGAGCAACCCGTTTGGGGAGTTCGGTCTCGGTTTATCCATCGTCAAACAGCTGGTACAGATGCATGATGGGAACATTTCCGTAGAAAGCGAACATGGAAAAGGGACGAAGTTTGTAATCGAGCTCCCTTTTAGGTAA
- a CDS encoding MFS transporter, whose amino-acid sequence MDQSTGAAQQPQGTEKIWSRDFMFIFLANFFIFLGFQMTLPTIPLFVEHLGGNDQLIGFVVGIFTFSALIVRPFAGRMLETKGRGFIYLTGLAIFVVSVGSFGFASGIAFLFLMRIVQGIGWGFSTTASGTIATDLIPPRRRGEGMGYFGLSGNVALAMGPTLGLALAAAITFKQLFLISAILGLAAFLLASRITYKKVEKPEGKAEENAVKRRWDVYEKSALQPSLLLLFITTTFGGIASFLPLYSAQKGIEGIEWYFFIFAITLMLSRSFAGKLYDKKGHGAVFLPGTFLIMIAMILLAWLPNSLVMFIAAGLYGFGFGSVQPALQAWAVQDAPMNRKGMANATFFSFFDLGVGVGAMTFGQIGHWLGYGSIYIASAISVSVALLLYIWMMKLPAGK is encoded by the coding sequence ATGGATCAATCAACAGGAGCAGCTCAACAGCCTCAGGGCACTGAAAAAATCTGGAGCAGGGACTTTATGTTTATATTCCTGGCGAATTTCTTCATCTTCCTGGGTTTTCAAATGACTTTGCCTACCATTCCGCTGTTTGTGGAGCATCTGGGTGGGAATGACCAATTGATCGGGTTTGTTGTAGGGATTTTCACATTTTCGGCATTGATTGTGCGCCCATTTGCAGGACGGATGCTAGAAACGAAAGGGAGGGGGTTCATTTACCTGACAGGGCTGGCCATTTTCGTGGTATCTGTAGGTTCATTTGGATTTGCTTCAGGAATTGCCTTCTTGTTTTTAATGCGGATTGTCCAGGGGATTGGCTGGGGATTTTCCACAACAGCATCTGGTACAATCGCAACCGACTTAATACCGCCGCGGCGCAGGGGAGAAGGAATGGGATATTTCGGTCTCTCCGGGAACGTTGCGCTCGCGATGGGACCGACGCTTGGTCTTGCGCTGGCTGCGGCAATCACATTCAAGCAGTTATTTTTAATCAGTGCGATCCTGGGTCTTGCTGCCTTCCTGCTGGCATCAAGGATCACCTATAAAAAGGTGGAGAAACCGGAAGGAAAAGCGGAAGAGAATGCGGTCAAGCGACGATGGGATGTATACGAAAAGTCCGCCCTGCAGCCGTCCTTGCTATTATTGTTCATTACAACAACATTCGGAGGAATCGCTTCATTCCTGCCTCTCTACTCAGCACAGAAGGGGATTGAAGGGATAGAATGGTACTTTTTTATTTTTGCGATTACCCTAATGCTATCCCGGTCATTTGCGGGCAAACTCTATGACAAGAAAGGACATGGCGCCGTCTTCCTACCCGGGACATTTCTAATCATGATCGCCATGATCCTGTTAGCCTGGCTGCCAAACAGCCTTGTGATGTTCATCGCAGCAGGTTTGTACGGATTCGGTTTCGGCTCGGTCCAGCCGGCTCTTCAGGCATGGGCAGTTCAGGATGCACCGATGAATCGAAAAGGTATGGCTAACGCAACCTTCTTCTCCTTTTTCGATTTGGGCGTTGGTGTCGGAGCGATGACTTTTGGCCAGATCGGTCACTGGCTTGGCTATGGCAGCATCTATATCGCTTCCGCCATTTCCGTTTCCGTTGCACTTCTTCTCTATATTTGGATGATGAAGCTTCCTGCTGGAAAATAG
- a CDS encoding DoxX family protein, with protein MFTNWLRENKVAAGLLTFLRLWLGYNWMVAGWHKMTGEGFDATGYLKNAIANPVKGPDGNMVYGWYVSFLENFALPNIELFNFIVPVGEFLVGLGLILGCLTTAAMFFGLVMNFSFFLAGTVSHNPTDIFFGFIILFAGFNAGKYGLDYWVIPYIRKTIFKQKAATK; from the coding sequence ATGTTCACAAATTGGTTAAGGGAAAATAAGGTTGCCGCTGGCCTGTTGACTTTTTTAAGATTATGGCTTGGTTATAACTGGATGGTTGCTGGATGGCATAAAATGACCGGGGAAGGCTTTGATGCAACTGGATATTTGAAAAACGCCATTGCCAATCCGGTAAAAGGTCCTGATGGAAACATGGTTTATGGCTGGTATGTCTCTTTTCTGGAAAACTTCGCGCTGCCAAACATTGAGCTGTTCAACTTTATAGTACCGGTCGGTGAATTCCTCGTCGGCCTGGGACTCATCCTTGGCTGCCTGACAACTGCAGCAATGTTCTTCGGCTTAGTAATGAATTTCAGCTTCTTCCTAGCCGGAACCGTATCACATAATCCAACAGATATTTTCTTCGGCTTCATCATCCTCTTCGCTGGTTTTAACGCAGGGAAGTATGGGTTGGACTACTGGGTAATCCCATATATCCGAAAAACAATTTTCAAACAGAAAGCAGCCACTAAATGA
- a CDS encoding IS3 family transposase (programmed frameshift) gives MSKRAFSLQDKIKIIKALENRNHTISELESIYKVSNMAIYDWIYKFEKYGVEGLNESSTWKRYSKELKLSAVQDYLSGDYSIQEVTRKYEISTTSLLRKWIKKYNSHRELKDTFQGRTNTMTRRNTTINERKEIVLYCLENGKDYQKAAETYQVSYQQVYQWVKKYEDGGEEALGDKRGRKKEEVELSPEQKMKLEMKRLASENERLRAENAFPKKVRGDRKEAKISQVRLEERYIAIKELHQEEGFPLVMLCEIAGVARSSYYKWLKRVPLIRERQNEELVEEMKALHEDVKGIYGYRRITMALNRKLGKSFNHKRIYRLMKIVGIQSVIRKKKKRYKKSTPQHVAENVLNREFQAENPNEKWVTDVTEFKYGEAKKAYLSAIKDLHDGTIVSYVFGHSNNNKLVFDTLDQATALLNGDRPLIHSDRGFQYTHLGFKRRIDQAEMTQSMSRVGRCIDNGPMESFWGSLKSEKYYLEKYKTFEELSAAIDEYIYFYNHKRYQKRLNGLSPLEYRAKAA, from the exons ATGTCAAAAAGGGCCTTTTCACTCCAAGATAAAATTAAGATTATAAAGGCTTTGGAAAACAGGAACCATACCATTTCGGAACTGGAATCTATATACAAAGTGAGCAATATGGCAATTTATGATTGGATCTATAAGTTTGAAAAATACGGAGTGGAAGGATTGAACGAATCCTCTACTTGGAAGAGATATTCGAAGGAACTTAAACTGTCGGCAGTTCAGGACTATCTTAGCGGAGATTACTCCATTCAGGAAGTTACGAGGAAATATGAAATTTCCACTACTTCTCTCCTTCGCAAGTGGATTAAAAAGTATAATAGTCATAGAGAATTAAAGGACACTTTCCAAGGAAGGACAAACACTATGACTAGAAGAAACACTACTATAAATGAACGGAAAGAGATTGTGCTATATTGCCTTGAGAACGGCAAAGATTATCAGAAGGCAGCTGAGACCTACCAGGTCTCTTACCAACAAGTATATCAATGGGTTAAAAAGTATGAGGATGGCGGCGAAGAAGCCCTAGGGGATAAACGTGGGAGGAAAAAGGAAGAAGTTGAACTCTCTCCAGAACAGAAGATGAAATTGGAGATGAAGAGGCTTGCGAGCGAAAACGAACGCTTACGTGCAGAGAATGCATTCC CTAAAAAAGTTAGAGGAGATCGAAAGGAGGCGAAGATAAGCCAGGTACGCCTAGAGGAGAGATATATCGCGATCAAGGAACTTCACCAGGAGGAGGGATTCCCTCTCGTCATGCTTTGTGAAATTGCGGGGGTGGCTAGATCTTCATATTACAAATGGCTGAAGCGAGTACCTTTAATCCGTGAACGACAGAATGAAGAACTTGTAGAAGAAATGAAGGCTCTCCATGAAGATGTTAAAGGAATCTACGGCTACCGCAGGATTACGATGGCTCTGAATCGAAAGTTGGGCAAGAGCTTCAACCATAAGCGTATCTATAGGCTGATGAAGATTGTCGGCATTCAAAGCGTAATCCGGAAAAAGAAGAAACGCTATAAAAAGTCAACCCCTCAACATGTCGCAGAAAATGTGTTAAACCGTGAATTCCAAGCCGAAAATCCAAATGAGAAATGGGTTACGGATGTCACTGAATTCAAGTATGGAGAAGCAAAAAAGGCTTATTTGAGTGCGATTAAAGACTTACACGATGGAACCATCGTCAGTTACGTTTTTGGGCATTCCAACAACAATAAACTGGTGTTTGATACGCTGGATCAGGCTACAGCCCTTTTGAATGGAGACCGTCCACTTATACATAGCGACAGAGGCTTTCAGTATACCCATCTCGGATTTAAACGAAGAATAGATCAAGCAGAGATGACTCAAAGTATGTCTCGAGTCGGAAGATGTATTGACAATGGTCCAATGGAATCCTTTTGGGGATCACTGAAAAGCGAGAAGTATTACCTGGAGAAATATAAGACCTTTGAGGAACTATCTGCGGCGATTGATGAGTACATATACTTTTATAACCATAAGCGTTACCAAAAAAGATTAAACGGCCTTAGCCCCCTAGAATACAGGGCTAAAGCCGCTTAG
- a CDS encoding response regulator transcription factor — translation MKILVIEDNESVCAMIEMFFLKEGIEGRFVNDGLKGYEAYKSTDWDLLIVDWMLPGMDGVTLCRKIRQEGSDVPIIMLTAKDSESDQVLGLEMGADDYVTKPFSPLALMARIKAVARRYQKQKPDVHSEVGTSTLKINKETREVSLDGSPVTNLTPKEFDLLLFFAQHPRQVFTREQLLERVWGYQFYGDERTVDVHIKRLRKKIGSSEQPFFHTVWGVGYKFDELVDGHEG, via the coding sequence GTGAAAATATTAGTGATTGAGGATAATGAAAGTGTCTGCGCGATGATTGAGATGTTCTTTTTAAAAGAGGGCATCGAAGGCAGGTTTGTGAACGATGGCCTCAAGGGTTATGAGGCTTACAAAAGCACAGATTGGGATTTGCTGATTGTGGACTGGATGCTTCCAGGCATGGATGGTGTCACGCTGTGCAGGAAGATCAGGCAGGAGGGCAGTGATGTGCCGATCATTATGCTGACGGCCAAGGATAGTGAATCGGACCAGGTGCTCGGACTGGAGATGGGGGCGGATGATTATGTGACGAAGCCGTTCAGTCCGCTGGCTTTGATGGCGAGGATCAAGGCTGTGGCCCGACGATATCAAAAACAGAAACCCGACGTGCATAGTGAGGTTGGGACGAGCACTCTGAAAATCAATAAAGAAACTCGAGAAGTGAGCCTGGATGGCAGCCCTGTGACGAATTTGACGCCTAAGGAGTTCGACTTGCTCCTGTTTTTTGCCCAGCATCCGCGCCAGGTATTCACGAGGGAACAGCTTCTTGAGCGTGTCTGGGGATACCAGTTTTACGGGGATGAACGTACGGTGGATGTCCATATCAAGCGTCTAAGGAAGAAAATTGGCAGTTCAGAACAGCCATTCTTCCATACGGTTTGGGGCGTAGGCTATAAATTCGATGAACTGGTTGATGGGCATGAAGGTTAA
- a CDS encoding DoxX family membrane protein, whose protein sequence is MFAKWLRENNIAAGLLTVIRVWLGYNWMTAGWGKLTGEGFDASGYLKNAVANPVKGPDGNAVYGWYVNFLESFAIPNVELFNFIVPLGEFLVGLGLLLGTLTTAAMFFGLVMNFSFFLAGTVSHNPTDIFFGFIILFAGYNAGKYGLDRWVVPFIRKTVFKREPEAAHKAV, encoded by the coding sequence ATGTTCGCTAAATGGTTAAGAGAAAACAATATTGCTGCTGGCCTGTTGACTGTGATTAGGGTATGGCTCGGATATAACTGGATGACTGCTGGTTGGGGCAAATTGACTGGCGAAGGCTTTGACGCAAGTGGATATTTGAAAAACGCCGTTGCAAACCCGGTAAAGGGTCCAGACGGAAATGCAGTTTATGGCTGGTATGTGAACTTCCTTGAAAGCTTTGCGATCCCGAACGTTGAACTGTTCAACTTCATCGTGCCGCTGGGTGAATTCCTGGTTGGACTTGGCTTGCTCCTTGGAACTCTGACAACAGCAGCCATGTTCTTTGGACTTGTGATGAACTTCAGCTTCTTCCTTGCCGGAACCGTATCTCACAACCCAACTGACATCTTCTTCGGTTTCATCATCCTGTTCGCAGGCTACAATGCCGGCAAATACGGTTTAGACCGCTGGGTGGTTCCATTCATCCGCAAGACTGTATTCAAAAGAGAACCCGAAGCTGCCCATAAAGCAGTTTAA
- a CDS encoding lactonase family protein, with amino-acid sequence MATHEKLKGYFGTYTKGDSEGIYSFTLDSVNGKILDVEPAAALENPTYLTISDDNRFLYAVAKEGGTGGVAGFGILDSGKLSFINSELAPGASPCHVSVNKENNLLLSANYHKGSADSYLLNSDTGNIESALSSAVHEGSGPDERQEKAHTHYAGFTPDGNYAAVVDLGIDQLITYTLDNGQLIEKSMLHIAPGSGPRHLVFHPNNAIAYLMTEFSSEVLVLKYNSQDGNFEQLQAISTLPADFSENNQGSAIHISSDGKFVYAANRGHDSIAIFKVDPESFQLDFIEHTSTEGNWPRDFVLDPSEKFLIATNQNSSNVALFARDTDTGRLTLLQSDVKVPDPVCVKFLNY; translated from the coding sequence ATGGCAACTCATGAAAAATTAAAAGGCTATTTTGGTACATATACAAAAGGGGACAGCGAAGGCATCTACTCATTCACCCTAGATTCTGTGAATGGAAAAATCCTCGACGTGGAACCAGCGGCAGCCTTGGAGAATCCTACATACCTGACAATCAGTGACGACAACCGCTTTCTTTATGCCGTCGCAAAGGAAGGGGGTACCGGAGGTGTGGCAGGCTTTGGTATCCTTGATTCCGGGAAGCTATCATTCATCAATTCGGAGCTTGCTCCAGGAGCGTCACCATGCCATGTGAGCGTGAACAAGGAAAATAACCTGCTTTTATCTGCCAATTACCACAAAGGGTCTGCTGATTCCTATCTGCTGAACTCTGATACAGGCAATATTGAGTCAGCCTTATCAAGTGCGGTCCATGAAGGATCAGGCCCGGATGAGCGCCAGGAAAAAGCGCACACCCATTATGCAGGTTTCACACCGGACGGAAACTATGCGGCAGTTGTTGACCTTGGCATCGACCAGTTGATTACCTATACTCTGGATAACGGCCAGCTGATCGAGAAGAGTATGCTCCATATTGCACCAGGAAGCGGTCCAAGACATCTTGTTTTCCATCCAAACAATGCCATCGCCTATTTGATGACAGAATTCAGCTCTGAAGTTCTAGTTTTAAAATACAATTCACAGGACGGCAACTTTGAACAGCTCCAGGCAATCTCCACCCTGCCTGCAGATTTTAGCGAAAACAACCAGGGAAGCGCCATCCATATTTCATCTGATGGAAAATTCGTCTACGCTGCCAATCGCGGCCATGACAGTATTGCAATTTTCAAGGTAGACCCAGAAAGCTTCCAGCTTGATTTTATCGAACATACGTCAACGGAAGGTAATTGGCCAAGGGATTTTGTGCTGGATCCGAGCGAGAAATTCCTGATTGCGACGAACCAAAATTCCAGTAATGTAGCGCTTTTTGCCCGTGACACAGATACAGGCCGATTGACACTTTTGCAGTCAGATGTGAAGGTTCCAGATCCGGTATGTGTGAAATTTTTAAATTACTAA
- a CDS encoding Gfo/Idh/MocA family protein, whose amino-acid sequence MVRFGVVGTNWITEAFIKGASHHQDFQLAAVYSRTEVRAAEFAGKFGVDTIFTDLEEMAKSDLIDAVYIASPNSMHASQAKALMENGKHVLCEKAIASNSRELDDMVRTAKDNQVVLMEALKSTLMPNFKAVQENLDKIGTIRRYFASYCQYSSRYDKYKEGIVLNAFNPKFSAGSLMDIGIYCIYPLVVLFGEPKSIQATGYLLESGVDGEGSLILKYEEMDAVIMFSKITDSSLPSEIHGENGNIRIDKISTPEKVEILYRDGKSEDISREQLADNMFYEAEEFINLIQQGKLESRNNSLENSRITMRILDEARSQMGVRFPSDM is encoded by the coding sequence ATGGTGCGTTTCGGAGTAGTAGGTACAAATTGGATTACAGAAGCATTTATCAAGGGGGCAAGCCATCATCAGGATTTTCAGCTTGCTGCTGTTTACTCGCGTACAGAGGTCCGTGCCGCGGAGTTTGCCGGCAAATTCGGAGTGGATACTATTTTTACAGACCTGGAAGAGATGGCAAAAAGCGATCTAATTGATGCTGTCTATATTGCTAGTCCCAATTCTATGCATGCCAGCCAGGCGAAGGCGCTTATGGAAAATGGCAAACATGTTCTCTGCGAAAAAGCAATCGCGTCCAACAGCCGCGAGCTGGACGATATGGTCAGGACGGCAAAGGATAATCAGGTTGTTTTAATGGAGGCGCTAAAATCAACCTTGATGCCGAACTTCAAGGCTGTCCAGGAGAATCTGGATAAAATAGGCACAATTAGAAGGTACTTCGCCAGCTATTGCCAGTATTCATCCCGCTATGACAAATATAAAGAAGGAATCGTGTTGAACGCCTTCAACCCGAAATTTTCGGCAGGTTCGCTGATGGACATCGGTATTTACTGCATCTATCCGCTTGTCGTCCTGTTTGGAGAGCCAAAGTCGATTCAGGCAACCGGCTATTTGCTTGAATCAGGGGTGGATGGGGAAGGCAGCCTGATTTTGAAATATGAGGAAATGGATGCGGTCATCATGTTTTCGAAAATCACTGATTCGTCTCTACCTTCTGAAATACACGGCGAGAATGGGAACATCAGGATTGATAAGATCAGCACGCCGGAAAAAGTGGAAATTCTTTATCGCGACGGGAAATCCGAAGATATTTCTAGAGAACAACTGGCTGATAATATGTTTTATGAAGCAGAGGAATTCATCAATTTGATTCAGCAAGGAAAATTGGAATCAAGGAACAATTCGCTTGAAAACTCGAGGATCACGATGAGGATTCTTGATGAAGCAAGATCGCAAATGGGTGTCAGATTCCCAAGTGACATGTAA